TGTCTGTGACTGGAAAATAATAGATTCCAGTTTCCTTCCTTTTGCCTCCAGGACTCTGAACAAGGAAGTTATCAGTACAGATAAATACGGATCTTTCTCTTTGagctttttcaaaatatttaagttaATTCAGCTAATTCCGTGGCACATTATCACAAAGTTtgcatgtttgggtttttaattaaCCAGTGTGTGCCTACCTTTACTCTTTCATGTTCTTTTCCAAGGGATTCGTATTCTCCTAAaagctaaaacaaaacaaaagaacacaCAAACCCACAGTGAGACCACAGCCAATTAACAGTTTTGTTGGCTGCTGTAAAATCATCTCAACAGCTTGTCTAACACATGCAGAAGCATTACAGGGGATACAAAATGTACTTTAATAGTATTTGTTAAGCTCTCCTTATCATCTTTTAATTGGAACAAAAAGTTatagacaggacaagaggagacAGCTACTTAAAGAATGTATTtctaattttcaaattatttgtcTCTAAAGAAACGGAATGAATGAACCAGTAACATTCCTCAGTGACTTTAAAAGTGACTTTGTCTTTTGAAATTTCAATTgtaaaaaagaagttaaagcaCGAAGTAGCTTTTCCAGCCAATACCCACTCTGCCAATCCATTTAAGCATTCCATAAAGCTTTTCCTGAAGAATCAGAGGAACAACTCCTTTGATTCAGTCTAAAATCATACACAATGAACAGTTTCAGCACGTTGGGATGAGGTATGAAAAGTTTAGTCCATCTGCAACAAGCTTAAGAGAGGAAAATGactttccaaaataatttcatgtcatatcttcaaaaataaaattaactaaGAGCACTTAGAGTAATAAAATTCCTGAGACAGACTTTTGCAAGGGTTACCACGTCGAGTGCACACCTGCTGCCTTCAATAATTGGTTTTAAATATCCTTTAGGTCCATAGTGCCCCCCAACACCCAGCCTAGTAAGGAGTCAGCTGAGTCATTTCTGTTTCCTTAGTTGAGCATTACGACTTTCCAGTGGTAAACTCAGAGTATTTTTCACACCCGGGACTTGCTGTCGTGCCCCTGCCAACACCATCGTCCATTTTCTTACTcacattttgaaacattttgttttcttcctggagCCTTGTGTTTTTATTGTCAGATAACTTGTAAGCCTTCTCAAaagcctcctccagctccttaaGCCTCGATTTCAGGCGGCTGATGGTGTTGTCCTTCTCCTTGTGGGCTGCGCGCGTTTCCTCGAGCCGCTCCTGCAGGACTTTGGAAGTGTTACTGATGGCACAGAAACGCTCCCTCCAATCTGCCTGGAGGACAGAAAACGTTCTTTAGAACTTTAAAACATTCTTATTCCCTGGCAGATTGTTTATTTCAGTTCAAAGAATAATCTAAAGTCATCTGCACAGAAAGCAAGGGTAGACCTGTATATAAACTATACAAGATTTTTGCTCATTTCTTTGACTTAGAAAGAACGAAAATAAAGACTAAACCCTCCAAAAATGCATGAATTTTATAGGATTTAAAATATCTAGAGGTGAGGCCTCCAGTCCATCTGACTGACTCACTTTCCAGTATAGAAAAATGTCTAAAGAAGGTCAAATTAGTCTCTGCAGGTGTCTAACTTTGATGACGAAGTGTCCAACTTTCATGACAGTGTCATTTTGACTAATAAATGCAGCTATGCATTAATTTATGCACAAGCAAACAGGTCTGGCCTAGCTAGAAAAGCTGCAAATACACCCAGAGAGAGTACTTTTGCCCCAGCATAGGTGAGATTTCTTCTATCACAGCtctaataagaaaataattaaaacaaaataaataaagaaaatttaaagagAAAGGTGATAAACACATTACAGTATTTCTCTGTATCTCTCTCTTAGAGACTTTGTTTGATCCCTGCTAACATGGAAAAAAGTTCATGAGCAAAAGTCATGATGATTCAAGTAGGGAATCCTAAGAAACTCAGACAGGAAAGTCACTATGTAACATGGGCTGATGTTACACATTAAGGGAAAGGttgaaatgctaaaaataaagaaagtatGGAAACACTGATCAGCTTATTAATGAAAAAGTTCATTCTTTAACCCTTTTACTTAAAAAGCAACTTGAATTAAGAACATACACTTACCACTTGCTTTTCTAGCACATTATTCTTATTTTCGAGGGCTTTTATGCGAGCACTTGCTTCATTCAGAGCTGCATCTAACTGGTCACACCTATTTATAACACACAGATTAAACCAATCTCTTGAAATCTTCAAATAATAAATCTACATTCTAcagccttttttcctcccccaagCATCCCCACGAATTTTGGTGCCCAGCCTGTGATCTCCTCCCACGATCTTCAGCCACTGCAGTGTCTCTGCTCAGAAAAGCTGTGGTGCCCTGGGGGGCGAGCAGGAAACTGAGAACACACCAATTCTGTGAAGTATTCAGCTGTCTAAATTTGCAGTATGTATTTTGACTGGCAGTAATTCTACAGAAATCACATTAATATTCTCTGTATAGCAAACATCCAAGCTGTAGCTAATGGAATACACAGCAGGGGCACACAGACTCCAGGGTAAAGCCACCAATGAATTCAGGACTGGTTCTGTGTCTCCTGTGGTTCTGACATGGAAGGTACAGAAGGGTGATGTTCACCAGCACGACAGGAGAGCACAATCTTTCAACACAGATCATTTCATTACAAATTGCTCAGGAGTACCTCTGCCTGCCAGCCATTCCTGAGGAAAGCTTGTACTGGCTCCAGCAAAATTCAGGTCAAACAAGAACTCTGGTCCAAACACCACATTTGCTGTCTAACAATAGTGAACTGATCATCACAGAAGCATGGAacagtttgagttggaagggactttaaagctcatccagttccaacccctctgccatgggcagagacatctTCCACAAGAggaggttgctcagggccctgtCCAACCCTTTaaccagagatggggcagccacaacttagCAACTGCattaaataatgcaaaatttaTACTTAACAGGGAAATATTAGTATCATAGATGCATGAAATCTTCAGAATTGAAGAGCGACATAAACTTTTCAAGATACTCCAAACAAGGATACTCAGTCTTAAAAAGAGCACCACGtaaagagaaagacaagaagGACAAAGAGCACCTGTCAGCAAGACTTTGATTGATTTTCTTCAGGTCCTCAGATGAAGCAGTTCTATGGCTTGActccagctgctgttttaaGCTCTGTATCTCAGAGTCATAGTAAGCTCGCAGATCAGCGATGTGTCGAGCGTGTTTTTCCCTCAGGTTCTGCCTAATCCTATTTTCAatataagaatttttaaaaattccagccATCCACATGACCATACACTGCAGGATTCATTGGCACATAACGAACTCAGCATATAAATGTCTCTTACAAAACTCTACTTGCATTCAAGCTAAAGCAAAAACAGCTTTGTCATCTAAGGCAGAGAGATATTATGATTATTATACACAAATAATATATACAAACACAATACAAAGCTTTACTTTTTTACAAGCCCTCATACATGGAATTTATGCCCTGCTTTTTCCATGTGCAAATCATGGGAGCTTCAACAGCAAATGGaggatatttatttttcctaagtGCATTAATTCTGTGCTTCTCCCACCATTTGATGCCAAAGAGGAAAACATAACCCCCCCCCGAACTTTGAAATTCTCTGCCTAAATGAACTCCCTCACACAGCCTTTGAGGGAaggatgtatttttatttttatgtctaaAGAGACATGACCAAGAGAACTCAcatattttgtttggtttactactgttgtttcatttctttcatgaAAGTACCAGCTCTGTGacttgtaaaaaaaagaaagaattacttACTTTGACATTACCACAGGATCTTCAACAGATGCCACTGAAAGGCTGTAATCTGGCAAACTGTTGTCAGCACACTGAGTAACAGAAGATGGAGTTAGAGTCAgtgtttcttcctcctcagtGTTGACTAAATTATCCTTGTCAGCATCCCTGTATGCCACTGGGAAGGGAGAGCTGGCCCTGTTTTCAGTTTGGAAGGCGTGATTTCTCCACAGGTCCAAgcgcacagctctgctgctggcagggtgTGTTGGAGAATCATCTAACTGAGATGAATTACTTGTCTGTGAGAAAGAGTCTGTGTCACAATGACTTGGAAATCCGGGCTCTGCCATAgagtctggagaaaagggagTAGAGTCTTCAGGAATATTGAAAAAACAGCGTCCCTGGTTCTGCTGACCTGGTTTCATATGCAGGGTTGGGTCCAACGTCAAGATCTAGGAAATAAGTTACAATGCTAAAAAAGTTGTGATTTAACTCCATTTACAAGAACAAAATTTATCTAAAGGCATCAGTAAACCATATAACATACTGCAGGTACTATACTGAATATTATTAAAATCATTTGGTAGTGACAAATAAAATGAAGGCACCTGTAACACTGAAATGACAATACACATTCCCAACAATTGCAACTTAAGTTTCTAAGTTTCCATTAATAAAGGACATACCCAACATCTGCAGCTTCCTAGAAAACCTCTGAAATTTCAGTTATGCAAACTGAAGGACTAAGATGTCTGTTTCTGTGTTGAAACAATAACTTTGCAGGGTTACAAAAGCACTTCATCAATTATCTAAATGATACAGTCACACAGCAGCCATCATTTCTGGGTTATGTACAGGACTGAGAGCTGTATAAAAAACCAGATACGATAAAGAATCATTTCCACAACCTGTGCCTGCTCTGTTTCACGGGTGGAATGAACTTGTCTTGTGGGAAGCACTAGGAAaaccctgctcctgccactgcaGTTCCACGTGCAGCTCAccagctgcagcctcagcagcagcacatccgTCCCTGCGGCATCCTCAAGGTTGTGCAGCAAAGGTGCTTCTCTGCCCAGGCTGTTCTTAGAGGTTCTTTCAAGCTGGATCCTTTCCCAAGCTTCATCCCTCAGCTGCTAAAACTGCTGTTCCAGCCTAACACtggaggtggcagcaggggCCAAGCCATGTGAAACCAGCCCAACATATCCTCAAGAGAGATGCGAAGTAAAGAAATCAGTGTTACCTCTGGTGGGTGACTTGACTGGGAGGAAGGCATAAAACTCTGGTCTGGCATCtgcttgttttccctttgtcttttATGATAAATATCCTTCAGTGATGACAACTTCCTTTCATCAGCAGAAGACAACTTCAACAGGCAAAATCGCTGCATTACTTTTTCTGAACACAATCCTCCACTCCCAATAGAGATAAGCAAGTTCAGGGGTGAGTTTAGCTAATAAAGCAGTTCAGAACAGGCAGCTTTATTCAACGCACCCAGCTTAAAAAAGGGTCTTTAACAAGGCACATACACCTTTAACATATTAGTCACTTTTCATCTTCTATACACATTTTCTTTAGAATGACAAAAGGTCAGTAAATTCCAAGTGAGGTTAGTGGGGTACAGGAATAATGAAGAGCCAGGGTATGAGAGACTGAGATAGCAAAAGAGTTCTCACAGAGAATGTAACTTCTGGAGGGCTGGTTCTTTCCATCACAGGCAAAAAGCAAAGATGACAAGAAACTATATGACAACTTTTAAACATGTACAAAGTTTACCTGAACTGGTGATACTTTTGTGGAGAAAACATCAGGACACTCACTTCTGAAATTCTCTGGTAAAGTGTGATACATCTCCTTTTCATCTAACTTCCAGTATGAAAGTCctgataagaaaaaaagaccaaaataaaattaaaattacaaatttcAAGCTCACAGCTATAGAACAAGAATCCAAAATCCATTagtaaaatgttattttgtcAGTAACAAGAATGCTGTATTAGTTATTTGCATCCACTGCTTAAGGATGTCATTAGAGTATTTGTTACCAGGCCAGGAGTTACAAGAATCTCAGTGCAAAGCACAGGCAACGTAATCAGTCTCACATCACACAGCACCAGCAACAAAAGCTATAAATCAGTTAAAACACACAGATTTGGTGTTCAAGGGGCAAATCCTCATTTACCGCCAACTTGTATTTCTAATGATTCCAGTATAGCACTTAAAACTGGTACCACCCAAGGAATAATCCCAGATGCTACAAACTCTTCAATGTGTGCAGCACTCTGTAGCATGCAAAAAGACAAACTACCAGGACTAAGAAGGATGGCACAAGAGGAACAGACACAGCCTCAATCCCACTTCAATTTCTTATATGTGTCCCTCTCTCAGTGGCTTGTGAAGAAGCAATAATTATACACAGTTTGCAGGGCTGCATCTCTGTGCCCCTGTTTGTTACTGAAATGAATCCACCCTGTTATGATCAAAATATGTGAATTAGTTTTCTGGCTTtgataaaaaaaccacaaaaaccaacACTCCCAAACCCGTGCAAACCCACCAACAACCACCCCTCATATACACCCCCAGAACAACAGAGCCAAACCttaccaaaacacaaaaaaagcaacccTCCCCCCAAAATTAAAGAATCACCACGTTACACACTGCATTATTTTGTTCTTGTCACGCAATTATTGCATCATGTCCTTGGCTTACAGGAATTCTGCCTCTATTACCATGAACTCCTGTAATTACCACACCATTGATGCTAATATTTGATACCCTACCATGACAGTAACAGTAATTCCATTATGAAACAGCTTTATACACCAGGTTCAGCTTTGAAATGCtgagaaatttggaaaaaaaaaacccaactgctGCATGTCCTACATCTGCCAGCAGCGATACACAGGAGGTGCCATCAGTTTGAAAACAGGAGCAAGAAGCAGAATTAATGCCACAGCAAAGCTTGTCAGTGCTTAAATCCTCCTCACTTCCCTGAAATTATTGGAGATGCATTCCAGtaagagttttaaaaatgagaattcaaaagaaaggaaatttagGTACAAGAAATTAACTATACCTGAAGCTTCTGACACTATGGAATTCGGACTTTCCTTTGGTTGATTGAGGTAAAAAGGTGGCAAAGCAGCATCAGTAAGGTTTGTCTAAAATTacaatggaaaaacaaattcagaaggaaaatcacaaggcaaaggaaaaaaaagcaagggtataatttttaaaaatcgcATGTAAATGTTCTTAGTCTTTTTAAGCAAAGAGATTTAATACAATTATACAGCATGATCCAAACCTACAGAATTTATATTGAGGGTAATCATAGCCAAAAGTGGAACTAAGCTAAGGCACATAATTAAACTGGTATATCCTAAGATGTGCCTGTGCTTTTGTCCTGAGCAAAGTGGTTAATGCCTTAACACACAAAGAATCCCACGTGCCAGAAGAGGCATCACCAGCTGAAATCAAAGATCCTTCAAAAATTACAGGGCACAATAAATTACCATGACCTGAAGCCTCAGCTGAGAATGTGGTCGTTATCTCTACAAGGAAAGAACATGTGCCACTTAGGGACGTGTTAAGACAAAAATTAGGCAATGAATAAAGTAAGATAAAATAGCTATGTGCCTAAATATGGAATGATCCAAGAAGTAAACTTTGCCCACATGAACTTTAAATATGTGAATGGGAGCCCAAATGCTTAAAATATGAAAGTATATGCTGAATGAGAACATGCTGTAACTCTGAAAAAATACCAGTTACAAGAATAGCATTagaaaaacataatgaaataaaaagagactTACGTTCTCTAGTGGTAATCTCTTCACTCTCTCATTTTCTTGCATAGAGTTCACACACTCTTCATCTGCAGTTACtctttttggttgggtttgtttCAACTTTTGTGCCCATGATGTTAGAGATTTACTAGATGGTaagaaacacacacatacacctTAAAGTATTTCCCCCAAACACATCTGCAACAGCTAAACACTTGAGATGCAGATCTGCATGATTCAGAAACATCAGgctaaataaatgtatttatctgCCAAGCAGCAGAACATCAAGAGGTTCCATTCAACTCAGACATGTTCCTGGTGACCCCCAGCTTTTACTAAATGGGAATTGTCtataataataaattaacaCATTTGGGAAGCTTATCACTTACCTGGCTTTTTTCCCACGCTCATCTTCATCGGCTTTACATTCAAGTTCAGCGGGAAAAACTAAAATGTCATTCCTTCCTGATGAACAGTTTTCCTCTGGTTTTTTCGCTAAAAGTTCTCTTTTATTCTGagctctgcccacagctgcaTCACTCTGCAGCCCCGCTCCGTGGGCAGCGTGCTCCATGCAGTCTGTGCCctgctgcctgggctgcccagggctcagCTCGGCGGTGGACAGGGTGCCGTAGCCGCTGTTCATCGAGGCCTCGCTCCCCACACATTCCTGCTGCACATCAGAGGCCTCTGGCTGCGTCTCCCCTTCGCTGGATCTCAGCTGGCTGGCAATGCTCTCCTGCTCCTCAAACGCCTCCGAGCGCATCCCCATTGGGCTCGGGAGGGATGGAAAGGTGTCCGTGAGCTGGGCAGGCAAACCCCGGCTCCTGCTGGCACCCCGAGTGCTGCTCTGCAACCTCACCAGCTGCTTTATCTCATCCTGAATCAGCTGCACAGAGGAAAAGGCACAATTCCCATGAGGTCCTGCCACAAATCACGTTCCTATTTTGATGCATCTTCGATTCATGTTATTAGTGGGAGATTTAGAGTACTTATTCCATGTAACTCCAAGTTTTCATGTGCAGACATCTCATGCATAAAGTAGATAAATACATACTGTGCATAACAGTAAAATGTCCATGGGAACAATCCTTAATTCCATGCAGTGAATTACGAGTCTCAGTAGTCATTTATTCATGTAAAAAACATGCATGAATGTATTCACTAATTGCCCTCAGAACTATAGTTACCTACCAACCAGCTAAAGAAATACCAGCTATCCAGGTGTTTGCCTAAATTTAGGTCTGAAACACTTTTTCACTTGgatacacatttttaaagattGCAAGGATGCTTTAATTTAAGTATTAACCATTATTATGAGAATAGGAATAATGTACCTCTGCAAGATTATTTGCATAAAACTCGACTTTAAAAACCCCATTTAGAGATTAAGCTATCAGGTTCATATGGTACAAAGTTCTACCTTTTGATTGTTTTGGTGTCTGATGGAGTGGAGCAAACCTATAACTGGATCACCAGATTCAACAGGTCActtactcctttgtctacaatGTCTGAAAAGACTTATTTCTGTATATCAGCTAAGTAATTTTAAGTTCTAAGTTTTACAGTTGTGCACTGGCAATACTGAAACAGCTCTGAGAAGTAATTCATGCTTTTGCCAAGGGCTGTGAAGAGATTTCACATTTGTGCCCGTGGCCAGCACCTCTGCAGAGTTCAATTGAGATTACTGAACTGCAGGAGCACACAACTCTTGCACGTGACAAGACAGAGCACAGAACTGTTTCCAAGAACGTATTTCAAACTAATTCcctcaggaaagaaagaagaaaaaaacttgcAGTAATTTTGAGGATGTGGAATTCAATGTTTTTTCACAGAACTGTACATTACTCATATGTGAATAGCAACTGGAAAGCACAAATTGAACAAAAACGATTTATTCTCTTaaagtaagaaataaaaaagaagactTAACTTCAGAGGAACCTACATGTAATGCTAGTCAGGATCAAGCCTCAGATTTTTGATTAACTTGCCATAGAACTAACAATTGAATTCCAGCTCAGTCCTTCTATgccaaaaataacaaacaaaaaacttggGATTAAGTTTCCTTCCACTACAAAGTTTTGTGTTCTGCTATTGATTTCAATCATGACTGCAGCAattgtttgtattttaattctGTGATCCAACTCTGTCAGGAAGGTAAGGAAGGGagaacaggagggaaaaaacagaacTGGAGTGGGGGAAAGAAGATCAGATTCACTGCTGACATTTAATCTTTGTCATTAATACCCTGTGCAGGGAAAGTGAAAGGCTCCTATTCcaattaaattgcatttttacttctttttgcATAGTCACAAATAATTCcaagagatgaaagaaaatgggaaaaataagaagTGCTTTCTACAAGTTTGGGattgtaattttgtttttaaattctctttgaTAAAGTCTGATCTTGGGATGATCCACAGCTAGTGACAGCTTCTCCCTGGCACACTTGTCTTCTGTTGCATAGATCACATAAGCCAAGGGCTGACCCCACTGATTCCAAAGGGAACTCAAGGTCTTTTGATCCCTATTTTCATATGGATGAAGATTTTTATAAGCACAATTGGTCCTGAAACCCAGCAC
The DNA window shown above is from Corvus hawaiiensis isolate bCorHaw1 chromosome 18, bCorHaw1.pri.cur, whole genome shotgun sequence and carries:
- the MPHOSPH9 gene encoding M-phase phosphoprotein 9 isoform X3 produces the protein MENCDVVNSVQGTPSSSADSDGRNTHSSVCNLNCNRSPSSNPNGVSGYSGNTRSSLKPDSVELLASFMQDIQNIGHADSEITRWLQLLRLVEKQCQEQIVAQQEQFHHQIQLIQDEIKQLVRLQSSTRGASRSRGLPAQLTDTFPSLPSPMGMRSEAFEEQESIASQLRSSEGETQPEASDVQQECVGSEASMNSGYGTLSTAELSPGQPRQQGTDCMEHAAHGAGLQSDAAVGRAQNKRELLAKKPEENCSSGRNDILVFPAELECKADEDERGKKASKSLTSWAQKLKQTQPKRVTADEECVNSMQENERVKRLPLENTNLTDAALPPFYLNQPKESPNSIVSEASGLSYWKLDEKEMYHTLPENFRSECPDVFSTKVSPVQLSSADERKLSSLKDIYHKRQRENKQMPDQSFMPSSQSSHPPEILTLDPTLHMKPGQQNQGRCFFNIPEDSTPFSPDSMAEPGFPSHCDTDSFSQTSNSSQLDDSPTHPASSRAVRLDLWRNHAFQTENRASSPFPVAYRDADKDNLVNTEEEETLTLTPSSVTQCADNSLPDYSLSVASVEDPVVMSKIRQNLREKHARHIADLRAYYDSEIQSLKQQLESSHRTASSEDLKKINQSLADRCDQLDAALNEASARIKALENKNNVLEKQVADWRERFCAISNTSKVLQERLEETRAAHKEKDNTISRLKSRLKELEEAFEKAYKLSDNKNTRLQEENKMFQNLLGEYESLGKEHERVKDTLNTTENKLLDANTEISDLKRTILKLEAQLKQVEHENTLKLRHISESRVRTSCANKLGTPDVSRRKWLIPGAEYSIFTGQPLEGQESPKDNRLEETYIPPRHHSPPEKDSSQEDSSTNTIEKKENEMSEAPIIKAFKELEEGKVFKDWGTQTEKEDAPAKPSTRRQTVGFVEPSLVANRSPEKGKDQHRPKRFSSPCGQRSSSLPPANRKSNTPTRREIMLAPVSVTYSPKRSPKENLSPGFSHLLSRNENTVTRFDILLDDLETGPTSTLQHNNPRKRLQFHSLDDVEGRQHSGVRHSSCAESVSNGMKKAAAWDERSQRYEAVQSPCEEDFKYTARITTLAETERLFDELTHEKQQIEAALSRIPCSGGRMTLQARLNQEALEDRLERINRDLGLIRMTLKRFHVLRTSANL
- the MPHOSPH9 gene encoding M-phase phosphoprotein 9 isoform X2; this encodes MENCDVVNSVQGTPSSSADSDGRNTHSSVCNLNCNSPSSNPNGVSGYSGNTRSSLKPDSVELLASFMQDIQNIGHADSEIVRNCETRWLQLLRLVEKQCQEQIVAQQEQFHHQIQLIQDEIKQLVRLQSSTRGASRSRGLPAQLTDTFPSLPSPMGMRSEAFEEQESIASQLRSSEGETQPEASDVQQECVGSEASMNSGYGTLSTAELSPGQPRQQGTDCMEHAAHGAGLQSDAAVGRAQNKRELLAKKPEENCSSGRNDILVFPAELECKADEDERGKKASKSLTSWAQKLKQTQPKRVTADEECVNSMQENERVKRLPLENTNLTDAALPPFYLNQPKESPNSIVSEASGLSYWKLDEKEMYHTLPENFRSECPDVFSTKVSPVQLSSADERKLSSLKDIYHKRQRENKQMPDQSFMPSSQSSHPPEILTLDPTLHMKPGQQNQGRCFFNIPEDSTPFSPDSMAEPGFPSHCDTDSFSQTSNSSQLDDSPTHPASSRAVRLDLWRNHAFQTENRASSPFPVAYRDADKDNLVNTEEEETLTLTPSSVTQCADNSLPDYSLSVASVEDPVVMSKIRQNLREKHARHIADLRAYYDSEIQSLKQQLESSHRTASSEDLKKINQSLADRCDQLDAALNEASARIKALENKNNVLEKQVADWRERFCAISNTSKVLQERLEETRAAHKEKDNTISRLKSRLKELEEAFEKAYKLSDNKNTRLQEENKMFQNLLGEYESLGKEHERVKDTLNTTENKLLDANTEISDLKRTILKLEAQLKQVEHENTLKLRHISESRVRTSCANKLGTPDVSRRKWLIPGAEYSIFTGQPLEGQESPKDNRLEETYIPPRHHSPPEKDSSQEDSSTNTIEKKENEMSEAPIIKAFKELEEGKVFKDWGTQTEKEDAPAKPSTRRQTVGFVEPSLVANRSPEKGKDQHRPKRFSSPCGQRSSSLPPANRKSNTPTRREIMLAPVSVTYSPKRSPKENLSPGFSHLLSRNENTVTRFDILLDDLETGPTSTLQHNNPRKRLQFHSLDDVEGRQHSGVRHSSCAESVSNGMKKAAAWDERSQRYEAVQSPCEEDFKYTARITTLAETERLFDELTHEKQQIEAALSRIPCSGGRMTLQARLNQEALEDRLERINRDLGLIRMTLKRFHVLRTSANL
- the MPHOSPH9 gene encoding M-phase phosphoprotein 9 isoform X1, with translation MENCDVVNSVQGTPSSSADSDGRNTHSSVCNLNCNRSPSSNPNGVSGYSGNTRSSLKPDSVELLASFMQDIQNIGHADSEIVRNCETRWLQLLRLVEKQCQEQIVAQQEQFHHQIQLIQDEIKQLVRLQSSTRGASRSRGLPAQLTDTFPSLPSPMGMRSEAFEEQESIASQLRSSEGETQPEASDVQQECVGSEASMNSGYGTLSTAELSPGQPRQQGTDCMEHAAHGAGLQSDAAVGRAQNKRELLAKKPEENCSSGRNDILVFPAELECKADEDERGKKASKSLTSWAQKLKQTQPKRVTADEECVNSMQENERVKRLPLENTNLTDAALPPFYLNQPKESPNSIVSEASGLSYWKLDEKEMYHTLPENFRSECPDVFSTKVSPVQLSSADERKLSSLKDIYHKRQRENKQMPDQSFMPSSQSSHPPEILTLDPTLHMKPGQQNQGRCFFNIPEDSTPFSPDSMAEPGFPSHCDTDSFSQTSNSSQLDDSPTHPASSRAVRLDLWRNHAFQTENRASSPFPVAYRDADKDNLVNTEEEETLTLTPSSVTQCADNSLPDYSLSVASVEDPVVMSKIRQNLREKHARHIADLRAYYDSEIQSLKQQLESSHRTASSEDLKKINQSLADRCDQLDAALNEASARIKALENKNNVLEKQVADWRERFCAISNTSKVLQERLEETRAAHKEKDNTISRLKSRLKELEEAFEKAYKLSDNKNTRLQEENKMFQNLLGEYESLGKEHERVKDTLNTTENKLLDANTEISDLKRTILKLEAQLKQVEHENTLKLRHISESRVRTSCANKLGTPDVSRRKWLIPGAEYSIFTGQPLEGQESPKDNRLEETYIPPRHHSPPEKDSSQEDSSTNTIEKKENEMSEAPIIKAFKELEEGKVFKDWGTQTEKEDAPAKPSTRRQTVGFVEPSLVANRSPEKGKDQHRPKRFSSPCGQRSSSLPPANRKSNTPTRREIMLAPVSVTYSPKRSPKENLSPGFSHLLSRNENTVTRFDILLDDLETGPTSTLQHNNPRKRLQFHSLDDVEGRQHSGVRHSSCAESVSNGMKKAAAWDERSQRYEAVQSPCEEDFKYTARITTLAETERLFDELTHEKQQIEAALSRIPCSGGRMTLQARLNQEALEDRLERINRDLGLIRMTLKRFHVLRTSANL
- the MPHOSPH9 gene encoding M-phase phosphoprotein 9 isoform X5, which produces MGMRSEAFEEQESIASQLRSSEGETQPEASDVQQECVGSEASMNSGYGTLSTAELSPGQPRQQGTDCMEHAAHGAGLQSDAAVGRAQNKRELLAKKPEENCSSGRNDILVFPAELECKADEDERGKKASKSLTSWAQKLKQTQPKRVTADEECVNSMQENERVKRLPLENTNLTDAALPPFYLNQPKESPNSIVSEASGLSYWKLDEKEMYHTLPENFRSECPDVFSTKVSPVQLSSADERKLSSLKDIYHKRQRENKQMPDQSFMPSSQSSHPPEILTLDPTLHMKPGQQNQGRCFFNIPEDSTPFSPDSMAEPGFPSHCDTDSFSQTSNSSQLDDSPTHPASSRAVRLDLWRNHAFQTENRASSPFPVAYRDADKDNLVNTEEEETLTLTPSSVTQCADNSLPDYSLSVASVEDPVVMSKIRQNLREKHARHIADLRAYYDSEIQSLKQQLESSHRTASSEDLKKINQSLADRCDQLDAALNEASARIKALENKNNVLEKQVADWRERFCAISNTSKVLQERLEETRAAHKEKDNTISRLKSRLKELEEAFEKAYKLSDNKNTRLQEENKMFQNLLGEYESLGKEHERVKDTLNTTENKLLDANTEISDLKRTILKLEAQLKQVEHENTLKLRHISESRVRTSCANKLGTPDVSRRKWLIPGAEYSIFTGQPLEGQESPKDNRLEETYIPPRHHSPPEKDSSQEDSSTNTIEKKENEMSEAPIIKAFKELEEGKVFKDWGTQTEKEDAPAKPSTRRQTVGFVEPSLVANRSPEKGKDQHRPKRFSSPCGQRSSSLPPANRKSNTPTRREIMLAPVSVTYSPKRSPKENLSPGFSHLLSRNENTVTRFDILLDDLETGPTSTLQHNNPRKRLQFHSLDDVEGRQHSGVRHSSCAESVSNGMKKAAAWDERSQRYEAVQSPCEEDFKYTARITTLAETERLFDELTHEKQQIEAALSRIPCSGGRMTLQARLNQEALEDRLERINRDLGLIRMTLKRFHVLRTSANL